In a single window of the Sander lucioperca isolate FBNREF2018 chromosome 19, SLUC_FBN_1.2, whole genome shotgun sequence genome:
- the LOC116045393 gene encoding uncharacterized protein LOC116045393, which yields MDQIRWIIMSSFLMLLVQFKAVAGKLSFSTVRGGDEVTLSCEGVTDDQEKCNSTTWFFWDRRNTVALFEHGQIQKGAKAKSDRLSVTDKCSLVIKKVTDEDAGRYTCTQFRSGEQHGEDTEVDLFVVTMTEEKNDDTVTLNCSVSRYWCEHTVKWLYEGDETDVETTQLDCSGYVTFTSDLNQKSKYYKLLKCEVNHVNTGEVQLFSFIPPQSSGEKPGWWRIIVVPLGLATLIISVVAVNVWARAEGA from the exons ATGGATCAGATCAGATGGATTATAATGTCTTCATTTCTGATGCTGCTGGTTCAGTTTAAAG CAGTGGCTGGGAAGTTATCCTTCTCCACTGTCAGAGGTGGAGATGAAGTCACTTTGTCTTGTGAAGGTGTGACAGATGATCAGGAGAAGTGTAACAGTACTACCTGGTTTTTCTGGGATAGAAGAAACACAGTAGCACTGTTTGAACACGGGCAGATTCAAAAAGGAGCCAAAGCTAAATCAGACAGACTGAGTGTTACAGATAAATGTTCTCTGGTTATAAAGAAGGTCACAGATGAGGATGCTGGCCGTTACACCTGCACACAATTCAGATCAGGAGAACAACATGGTGAAGACACTGAGGTTGATCTGTTTGTTGTTACCA TGACTGAAGAGAAGAACGATGATACGGTCACCTTGAACTGCTCTGTGTCGAGATATTGGTGTGAACACACAGTGAAGTGGCTGTATGAGGGTGATGAGACTGACGTGGAGACAACACAGCTTGACTGTTCAGGCTATGTGACATTTACATCTGATCTTAATCAGAAGTCAAAGTATTACAAGTTATTGAAATGTGAAGTGAATCATGTTAACACTGGAGAAGTGCAGCTGTTCAGCTTCATCCCTCCTCAGTCCTCAGGTGAGAAACCAG GCTGGTGGAGGATCATCGTCGTGCCTCTGGGTTTAGCAACACTCATAATAAGTGTTGTGGCGGTCAACGTATGGGCAAGAGCTGAAG Gagcatga